Proteins from a genomic interval of Xanthomonas sp. AM6:
- the hutU gene encoding urocanate hydratase, giving the protein MTRLDTARTIHAPTGSTLTCKSWLTEAPLRMLMNNLHPDVAERPQELVVYGGIGRAARDWESFDAIVAALKRLDDDQTLLVQSGKPVGVFRTHADAPRVLIANSNLVPRWATWDHFNELDKKGLAMYGQMTAGSWIYIGAQGIVQGTYETFVEMGRQHYGGSLAGKWLFTGGLGGMGGAQPLAAVMAGASCLAVECRKSSIDMRLRTGYLDTWTDDLDEALRLIEESCTAKKPLSVGLLGNVADVLDELLVRGVKPDLLTDQTSAHDPVNGYLPQGWSVEAWDEKRASAPKDVEAAARDSMANHVRAMLAFHALGVPTVDYGNNLRQMALEEGVENAFDFPGFVPAYIRPLFCRGIGPFRWAALSGDPEDIAKTDAKVKELIPDNPHLHRWLDMAAEKIKFQGLPARICWVGLGDRDRLGLAFNEMVASGELKAPVVIGRDHLDSGSVASPNRETEAMADGSDAVSDWPLLNALLNTASGATWVSLHHGGGVGMGFSQHAGMVIVCDGTEAAAKRIARVLWNDPASGVMRHADAGYAIALDCAKDKGLDLPGILG; this is encoded by the coding sequence ATGACCCGTCTCGACACCGCCCGCACGATCCACGCGCCCACCGGCAGCACCCTGACCTGCAAGAGCTGGCTGACCGAAGCGCCGCTGCGCATGCTGATGAACAACCTGCATCCGGACGTGGCCGAGCGCCCGCAGGAACTGGTGGTGTACGGCGGCATCGGCCGCGCCGCGCGCGACTGGGAGTCCTTCGACGCGATCGTCGCCGCGCTCAAGCGCCTGGACGACGACCAGACCCTGCTGGTGCAGTCCGGCAAGCCGGTCGGCGTGTTCCGCACCCACGCCGACGCGCCGCGCGTGCTGATCGCCAACTCCAACCTGGTGCCGCGCTGGGCCACCTGGGACCACTTCAACGAGTTGGATAAAAAAGGCCTGGCCATGTACGGCCAGATGACCGCCGGCAGCTGGATCTACATCGGCGCGCAGGGCATCGTGCAGGGCACCTACGAGACCTTCGTGGAAATGGGCCGCCAGCACTACGGCGGCAGCCTGGCCGGCAAGTGGCTGTTCACCGGCGGCCTCGGCGGCATGGGCGGCGCGCAGCCGCTGGCCGCGGTGATGGCCGGCGCCTCGTGCCTGGCGGTGGAATGCCGCAAGTCCAGCATCGACATGCGCCTGCGCACCGGCTATCTCGACACCTGGACCGACGACCTGGACGAAGCGCTGCGCCTGATCGAGGAATCGTGCACGGCGAAGAAGCCGCTGTCGGTCGGCCTGCTCGGCAATGTCGCCGACGTGCTGGACGAACTGCTGGTGCGCGGGGTCAAGCCGGACCTGCTGACCGACCAGACCTCCGCGCACGACCCGGTCAACGGCTACCTGCCGCAGGGCTGGAGCGTCGAAGCGTGGGACGAAAAACGTGCGAGCGCGCCGAAGGACGTCGAGGCCGCCGCGCGCGACTCGATGGCCAACCACGTCCGCGCCATGCTCGCCTTCCACGCGCTGGGCGTGCCCACCGTGGACTACGGCAACAACCTGCGGCAGATGGCGCTGGAGGAAGGCGTCGAGAATGCCTTCGACTTCCCCGGCTTCGTGCCCGCCTACATCCGCCCGCTGTTCTGCCGCGGCATCGGCCCGTTCCGCTGGGCCGCGCTGAGCGGCGATCCGGAGGACATCGCCAAGACCGATGCCAAGGTCAAGGAACTGATCCCGGACAACCCGCACCTGCACCGCTGGCTGGACATGGCCGCCGAGAAGATCAAGTTCCAGGGCCTGCCCGCGCGCATCTGCTGGGTCGGCCTGGGCGATCGCGACCGGCTCGGCCTGGCGTTCAACGAGATGGTCGCCAGTGGCGAACTGAAGGCGCCGGTGGTGATCGGCCGCGACCATCTGGATTCGGGCAGCGTCGCCTCGCCCAACCGCGAGACCGAGGCGATGGCCGACGGCTCCGACGCCGTGTCCGACTGGCCGCTGCTCAATGCCCTGCTCAACACCGCCAGCGGCGCCACCTGGGTCTCGCTGCACCACGGCGGCGGCGTCGGCATGGGCTTCTCCCAGCACGCCGGCATGGTCATCGTCTGCGACGGCACAGAGGCGGCGGCCAAGCGCATCGCGCGCGTGCTGTGGAACGACCCGGCCAGCGGCGTGATGCGGCACGCCGACGCGGGGTACGCCATCGCGCTCGATTGCGCGAAGGACAAGGGCCTGGATCTGCCGGGAATTCTGGGCTGA
- the hutG gene encoding N-formylglutamate deformylase, with product MTSLPDWLDIHRGDAPLIVSFPHTGTELPDALAADFVSPWLARRDADWWVHELYAFARDMGATTLRSTVSRSVIDLNRDPSGVSLYPGQNTTGLCPLTTFDNQPLYRDGHGPDAAQIAHRRATWFAPYHAALAAEIARLRALHGTVVVYDAHSIRSHIPHLFDGELPQFNIGTAGPAGAPDTSCDPALADAVEQLCAASGMRHVRNGRFKGGYITRHYSNVPGGVHALQMELACRGYMHEPERVDEHTWPTPLDPDRAAPLRRTLQQVLATCLEFAHSRSAA from the coding sequence ATGACATCCCTGCCCGACTGGCTCGACATCCACCGCGGCGACGCGCCACTGATCGTCAGCTTTCCGCACACCGGCACTGAGCTGCCGGACGCCCTGGCCGCGGATTTCGTCTCGCCGTGGCTGGCGCGCCGCGACGCGGACTGGTGGGTGCACGAGCTGTACGCGTTCGCCCGCGACATGGGCGCGACCACGCTGCGCTCCACGGTGTCGCGCTCGGTGATCGATCTCAATCGCGACCCGAGCGGCGTCTCGCTGTACCCGGGCCAGAACACCACCGGCCTGTGCCCGCTGACCACCTTCGACAACCAGCCGCTGTACCGCGACGGCCACGGCCCGGACGCGGCGCAGATCGCCCACCGCCGCGCCACCTGGTTCGCGCCCTACCACGCCGCGCTGGCCGCGGAGATCGCCCGCCTGCGCGCGCTCCACGGCACCGTGGTGGTGTACGACGCGCACTCGATCCGCTCGCACATCCCGCACCTGTTCGACGGCGAGTTGCCGCAGTTCAACATCGGCACCGCCGGCCCCGCCGGTGCGCCCGATACCAGCTGCGACCCCGCGCTCGCCGACGCGGTCGAACAGTTGTGCGCGGCGAGCGGCATGCGCCATGTGCGCAACGGACGCTTCAAGGGCGGCTACATCACCCGCCACTACAGCAACGTCCCCGGCGGCGTGCACGCGCTGCAGATGGAACTGGCCTGCCGCGGCTACATGCACGAACCCGAACGCGTGGACGAACACACCTGGCCCACGCCGCTGGACCCCGACCGCGCCGCGCCGCTGCGCCGCACGCTGCAGCAGGTGCTCGCGACCTGCCTCGAATTCGCCCACTCCCGGAGCGCCGCATGA
- the hutH gene encoding histidine ammonia-lyase — MNDHEILLRPGAVSLAHWRDVYRGAGVRLDPACADTVLRSARTVEAIVAKGDPVYGINTGFGKLASVRIEREDLDTLQRNIVLSHAAGVGEPMPAPVVRLMMALKLASLAQGASGVRPATLALLEALLRHDVVPVVPCQGSVGASGDLAPLAHLATVMIGVGEAFVGGRRLPAHEALAQAGLQPLALGAKEGLALLNGTQYSTAYALAGLFEIERVFHAALVAGALSTEAAKGSDTPFDPRIHALRGQPGQIATAAALRELMRGSAIRDSHRDNDVRVQDPYCLRCQPQVMGAALDVMRQAATTLAIEANGVSDNPLVFSDTGEALSGGNFHAEPVAFAADMLALAVCEIGSISERRVAMLVDPALSGLPAFLTPKPGLNSGFMIPQVTAAALVSENKQRAYPASVDSIPTSANQEDHVSMAAHGARRLLAMAENAANVVGIELLAAAQGCDFHAPLTSSAALEAARALLRAQVPALQDDRYFHPDMLAATALVRDGALAETIGLPLPDAVS; from the coding sequence ATGAACGACCACGAGATCCTGCTGCGCCCCGGCGCGGTGAGCCTGGCGCACTGGCGCGACGTGTACCGCGGCGCCGGCGTGCGCCTGGACCCGGCCTGCGCCGACACGGTGCTGCGCAGCGCGCGGACGGTGGAGGCGATCGTCGCCAAGGGCGATCCCGTGTACGGCATCAACACCGGCTTCGGCAAGCTGGCCAGCGTGCGCATCGAGCGCGAGGACCTGGACACCTTGCAGCGCAATATCGTGCTGTCGCATGCGGCCGGGGTCGGCGAGCCGATGCCGGCGCCGGTGGTGCGGCTGATGATGGCGCTGAAGCTGGCCAGCCTGGCGCAGGGCGCCTCCGGCGTGCGCCCGGCCACGCTGGCGTTGCTGGAAGCGCTGCTGCGCCACGACGTGGTGCCGGTGGTGCCGTGCCAGGGCTCGGTCGGCGCGTCCGGCGACCTGGCGCCGCTGGCGCACCTGGCGACGGTGATGATCGGCGTCGGCGAGGCCTTCGTCGGCGGCCGGCGCCTGCCGGCGCACGAGGCGCTGGCGCAGGCCGGACTGCAGCCGCTGGCGCTGGGCGCGAAGGAAGGCCTGGCGCTGCTCAACGGCACCCAATATTCCACCGCCTACGCACTGGCCGGGCTGTTCGAGATCGAGCGCGTGTTCCATGCCGCGCTGGTCGCCGGCGCGCTGTCCACCGAAGCGGCGAAAGGCTCGGACACCCCGTTCGATCCGCGCATCCACGCCCTGCGCGGCCAGCCCGGGCAGATCGCTACCGCCGCCGCGCTGCGCGAACTGATGCGCGGCTCGGCGATCCGCGATTCGCACCGCGACAACGACGTGCGCGTGCAGGATCCGTACTGCCTGCGCTGCCAGCCGCAGGTGATGGGCGCGGCGCTGGACGTGATGCGCCAGGCCGCGACCACGCTGGCGATCGAGGCCAACGGCGTGTCCGACAACCCGCTGGTGTTCAGCGACACCGGCGAGGCGCTGTCCGGCGGCAACTTCCACGCCGAACCGGTGGCCTTCGCCGCCGACATGCTGGCGCTGGCGGTGTGCGAGATCGGTTCGATCAGCGAGCGCCGCGTGGCGATGCTGGTGGACCCGGCGCTGTCCGGGCTGCCGGCGTTCCTGACCCCGAAGCCGGGGCTCAATTCCGGCTTCATGATCCCGCAGGTCACCGCCGCGGCGCTGGTGTCGGAGAACAAGCAGCGCGCCTACCCGGCCAGCGTCGATTCGATCCCGACCTCGGCCAACCAGGAAGACCACGTGTCGATGGCCGCGCACGGCGCACGGCGCCTGCTGGCGATGGCCGAGAACGCGGCCAACGTGGTCGGCATCGAGCTGCTCGCCGCCGCGCAGGGCTGCGACTTCCATGCGCCGCTGACCTCCAGCGCCGCGCTGGAGGCGGCGCGCGCGCTGCTGCGCGCGCAGGTGCCGGCGCTGCAGGACGACCGCTATTTCCATCCGGACATGCTGGCCGCCACCGCGCTGGTGCGCGATGGCGCGCTGGCCGAGACGATCGGCCTGCCGCTGCCCGATGCCGTTTCCTGA
- the hutI gene encoding imidazolonepropionase, with amino-acid sequence MPCDTLWHNTHLMTLDAEDGGLGLVRDGVVACRDGRIVYAGAAAALPEPLAALNSVDCGGRWIGPGLIDCHTHLVYAGNRAGEFEQRLLGASYADIARAGGGILSTVRATRAADEDALLAASLPRLDALLAEGVTTVEIKSGYGLSLDDELRLLRVARRLGELRPVAVSPTFLGAHAVPPGIDAQAYIDEVCERMIPAVAAQGLAEAVDVFCEHLAFTPAQTEQVFQAAQRHGLALKIHAEQLSNQGGAALAARYGARSADHVEYLDAAGVAAMAAAGTVAVLLAGAFYFTRDTQLPPIAALRAAGVPRALATDCNPGTSPLTSPLLAMNLAATLFRMTVAECIAGFTREAARALGRQEQVGRLRAGLHCDLAIWDIEEPAELVYRMGFNPLHARIWRGQ; translated from the coding sequence ATGCCCTGCGACACGCTCTGGCACAACACCCACCTGATGACGCTGGATGCCGAGGACGGTGGCCTGGGCCTGGTCCGCGACGGCGTGGTCGCCTGCCGCGACGGCCGCATCGTCTATGCCGGCGCCGCCGCGGCGCTGCCCGAACCGTTGGCCGCGCTGAACAGCGTCGACTGCGGCGGGCGCTGGATCGGTCCCGGCCTGATCGACTGCCACACTCACCTGGTCTACGCCGGCAACCGCGCCGGCGAGTTCGAGCAACGCCTGCTCGGCGCCAGCTACGCCGACATCGCCCGCGCCGGCGGCGGCATCCTCTCCACCGTGCGCGCGACCCGCGCCGCCGACGAGGATGCGCTGCTCGCCGCCAGCCTGCCGCGGCTGGACGCGCTGCTGGCCGAGGGCGTGACCACGGTGGAGATCAAGTCCGGCTACGGGCTGAGCCTGGACGACGAACTGCGCCTGCTGCGCGTGGCGCGGCGCCTGGGCGAACTGCGCCCGGTCGCGGTATCGCCGACCTTCCTCGGCGCGCATGCGGTGCCGCCCGGCATCGATGCGCAGGCCTACATCGACGAGGTCTGCGAACGGATGATCCCCGCGGTCGCCGCGCAGGGCCTGGCCGAAGCGGTGGACGTGTTCTGCGAGCACCTGGCCTTCACCCCGGCGCAGACCGAGCAGGTGTTCCAGGCCGCGCAGCGCCACGGCCTGGCGCTGAAGATCCATGCCGAGCAGCTGTCCAACCAGGGCGGCGCGGCGCTGGCGGCGCGCTACGGCGCGCGCTCGGCCGACCACGTCGAGTATCTGGACGCCGCCGGCGTCGCCGCGATGGCCGCCGCCGGCACCGTGGCGGTGCTGCTGGCCGGCGCGTTCTACTTCACCCGCGATACGCAGCTGCCGCCGATCGCCGCGCTGCGCGCCGCCGGCGTGCCGCGCGCGCTGGCCACCGACTGCAATCCCGGCACCTCGCCGCTGACCAGCCCGCTGCTGGCGATGAACCTGGCGGCGACGCTGTTCCGCATGACCGTGGCCGAATGCATCGCCGGCTTCACCCGCGAGGCGGCGCGCGCGCTGGGACGCCAGGAGCAGGTCGGCCGGCTGCGCGCCGGGCTGCACTGCGACCTGGCGATCTGGGACATCGAGGAACCGGCCGAACTGGTCTACCGCATGGGCTTCAATCCGCTGCATGCGCGCATCTGGAGGGGACAATGA
- a CDS encoding formimidoylglutamate deiminase, translated as MQTLVQQQAGGNEATTGFWCAQALLPDGWARDVRIALRGGRIAAVQSGVAAVPGDHALAIAVPGLGNLHSHAFQRGMAGLTELGGRSGDSFWSWRELMYRFLQRLDPDSMQAIAEQAYVEMLEAGFTRVGEFHYLHHAADGRPYADRAEMAQRLAAAAHTSGIGLSLLPVFYAHADFGGAAPNPAQRRLIHDVDGYAELLDGSRRALRGLDDAVLGIAPHSLRAVTPDELAALLPLCDGPVHIHIAEQTREVEACLAWSGQRPVQWLLAHAPVDARWCLVHATHVDADEVRAIAASGAVVGLCPITEANLGDGLFPMRAFVDAGGRFGVGSDSNVLIDAAEELRLLEYGQRLQLRGRNVLAGDAAVSSGRFLLQSAAQGAAQALGVAQGLCAGAPADLVELDPAHPALCARNGDALLDSWIFAARRGAVRSVWRNGRALVRDGRHHRRDAVAAAYARALTALLDA; from the coding sequence GTGCAGACCCTGGTGCAGCAGCAGGCGGGCGGGAACGAGGCGACGACCGGTTTCTGGTGCGCGCAGGCGCTGCTGCCGGATGGCTGGGCGCGCGACGTGCGGATCGCGCTGCGGGGTGGCCGCATCGCCGCGGTGCAGTCCGGCGTGGCCGCAGTGCCCGGCGACCACGCACTGGCGATCGCCGTGCCCGGCCTGGGCAACCTGCACAGCCACGCGTTCCAGCGCGGCATGGCCGGGCTGACCGAACTCGGCGGGCGCAGCGGCGACAGCTTCTGGAGCTGGCGCGAGCTGATGTACCGCTTCCTGCAGCGGCTGGACCCGGACAGCATGCAGGCCATCGCCGAGCAGGCCTACGTGGAAATGCTCGAGGCCGGCTTCACCCGCGTCGGCGAATTCCATTACCTGCACCACGCCGCCGATGGCCGGCCGTACGCCGACCGCGCGGAAATGGCGCAGCGCCTGGCCGCCGCCGCGCACACCAGCGGCATCGGCCTGAGCCTGTTGCCGGTGTTCTACGCGCATGCCGACTTCGGCGGCGCCGCGCCGAACCCCGCGCAGCGGCGGCTGATCCACGACGTGGACGGCTACGCCGAGCTGCTCGACGGCAGCCGTCGCGCCCTGCGCGGCCTCGACGACGCGGTGCTCGGCATCGCGCCGCACAGCCTGCGCGCGGTCACCCCGGACGAGCTGGCCGCGCTGCTGCCGCTGTGCGACGGCCCGGTGCACATCCACATCGCCGAGCAGACCCGCGAGGTCGAGGCCTGCCTGGCCTGGAGCGGGCAGCGGCCGGTGCAGTGGCTGCTGGCGCATGCGCCGGTGGACGCGCGCTGGTGCCTGGTCCATGCCACCCACGTCGATGCCGACGAAGTGCGGGCCATCGCCGCCAGTGGCGCGGTGGTCGGCCTGTGCCCGATCACCGAGGCCAATCTCGGCGACGGGCTGTTCCCGATGCGCGCGTTCGTCGACGCCGGCGGCCGCTTTGGCGTCGGCTCCGATTCCAACGTGCTGATCGATGCGGCCGAGGAACTGCGCCTGCTCGAATACGGCCAGCGCCTGCAGCTGCGCGGGCGCAACGTGCTCGCCGGCGACGCCGCGGTCTCCAGCGGCCGCTTCCTGTTGCAGTCCGCCGCGCAGGGCGCGGCGCAGGCGCTGGGCGTGGCGCAGGGTCTGTGCGCGGGCGCGCCGGCCGATCTGGTCGAACTGGATCCGGCGCATCCGGCGCTGTGCGCGCGCAACGGCGACGCCTTGCTCGACAGCTGGATCTTCGCCGCGCGGCGCGGTGCGGTGCGCTCGGTCTGGCGCAACGGCCGCGCGCTGGTGCGCGACGGCCGCCACCATCGCCGCGACGCGGTCGCCGCAGCCTATGCGCGGGCGCTGACCGCGCTGCTGGACGCATGA
- the hutC gene encoding histidine utilization repressor: protein MSQPRRAATLNQRIRSDIEGRIRSGEWPPGHRIPFEHELMAQYACSRMTVNKVLALLADAGMIERRRRAGSFVARPHPHMEQVALEIPDIPVEVAARGHAYRFELLERRQRAPRAALPQEAAVAAAGTLLSLHCLHYADGRPFALEERVINPVAVPEALQMDFAVTVPGSWLLQHVPWTRAEHRISAVGASPAQAARLQVAAGTACLLIDRQTWRGEQAVTFVRQVFLGDTYDLVARFSPGAR from the coding sequence ATGAGCCAGCCCCGGCGCGCGGCCACGCTCAACCAGCGCATCCGCAGCGACATCGAAGGCCGCATCCGCAGCGGCGAATGGCCGCCGGGCCATCGCATCCCGTTCGAGCACGAGCTGATGGCGCAGTACGCCTGCTCGCGGATGACGGTCAACAAGGTGCTGGCGCTGCTGGCCGACGCCGGCATGATCGAACGCCGCCGCCGCGCCGGTTCGTTCGTGGCGCGGCCGCATCCGCACATGGAGCAGGTGGCGCTGGAGATCCCCGACATTCCGGTCGAGGTCGCCGCGCGCGGCCACGCCTACCGTTTCGAACTGCTCGAGCGGCGCCAGCGCGCGCCGCGCGCCGCGTTGCCGCAGGAGGCCGCCGTCGCCGCCGCCGGCACGCTGCTGTCGCTGCATTGCCTGCACTACGCAGACGGGCGCCCGTTCGCGCTGGAGGAGCGGGTGATCAATCCGGTGGCGGTGCCCGAGGCCTTGCAGATGGATTTCGCGGTCACCGTGCCCGGCAGCTGGCTGCTGCAGCACGTGCCGTGGACCCGCGCCGAACACCGCATCAGCGCAGTCGGCGCCAGCCCCGCGCAGGCGGCGCGCCTGCAGGTGGCGGCCGGCACCGCCTGCCTGCTGATCGACCGGCAGACCTGGCGCGGCGAACAGGCTGTGACCTTCGTGCGCCAGGTATTCCTCGGCGACACCTACGACCTGGTGGCGCGGTTCTCGCCGGGCGCGCGCTGA